From Alligator mississippiensis isolate rAllMis1 chromosome 9, rAllMis1, whole genome shotgun sequence, one genomic window encodes:
- the MAPK9 gene encoding mitogen-activated protein kinase 9 isoform X1, which translates to MSENKCDSQFYSVQVADSTFTVLKRYQQLKPIGSGAQGIVCAAFDTVLGINVAVKKLSRPFQNQTHAKRAYRELVLLKCVNHKNIISLLNVFTPQKSLEEFQDVYLVMELMDANLCQVIHMELDHERMSYLLYQMLCGIKHLHSAGIIHRDLKPSNIVVKSDCTLKILDFGLARTACTNFMMTPYVVTRYYRAPEVILGMGYKENVDIWSVGCIMGELVKGCVIFQGTDHIDQWNKVIEQLGTPSAEFMKKLQPTVRNYVENRPKYPGIKFEELFPDWIFPSESDRDKLKTSQARDLLSKMLVVDPDKRISVDEALRHPYITVWYDPAEAEAPPPQIYDAQLEEREHAIEEWKELIYKEVMDWEERSKNGVVKDQPSDAAVNSNTSPSQSSSINDISSMSTEQTLASDTDSSLDALTGPIEGCR; encoded by the exons TGCTGCATTCGATACAGTCCTTGGGATAAATGTTGCTGTTAAGAAGCTGAGTCGTCCTTTTCAGAATCAAACACATGCAAAAAGAGCTTACAGAGAGCttgttcttttaaaatgtgtCAATCACAAAAAT ATAATTAGTTTATTAAATGTATTTACACCACAGAAGTCACTAGAAGAATTTCAAGATGT GTATTTGGTTATGGAGCTGATGGATGCTAACTTGTGTCAAGTTATTCATATGGAATTGGACCATGAAAGAATGTCCTACCTTCTGTACCAGATGCTGTGTGGTATCAAGCACCTCCATTCAGCTGGTATCATCCACAGA GATTTGAAACCCAGCAATATAGTAGTCAAATCTGACTGTACCCTGAAAATCCTTGATTTTGGATTGGCAAGAACAGCATGTACTAATTTTATGATGACACCATATGTAGTAACACGGTATTACAGAGCACCGGAGGTTATCCTTGGCATGGGATATAAAGAGAATG TTGATATCTGGTCAGTTGGGTGCATCATGGGAGAATTGGTGAAAGGTTGTGTGATATTCCAAGGCACTGATC ATATTGATCAGTGGAATAAAGTTATTGAACAGCTAGGAACACCGTCAGCAGAATTCATGAAGAAACTACAGCCTACTGTAAGAAATTATGTAGAAAACAGGCCGaaatatccaggtatcaaatttgaaGAGCTCTTCCCAGATTGGATATTTCCATCAGAATCTGACCGTGACAAACTAAAAA CAAGTCAAGCTAGAGATTTATTATCCAAAATGCTGGTGGTAGACCCTGACAAACGAATTTCTGTAGATGAAGCCTTACGTCATCCATATATCACAGTTTGGTATGACCCAGCTGAAGCAGAAGCA CCTCCTCCTCAGATCTATGATGCACAATTAGAAGAAAGAGAACATGCCATTGAAGAATGGAAAG AATTAATATACAAAGAAGTAATGGATTGGGAAGAAAGAAGCAAGAATGGTGTGGTAAAAGATCAGCCCTCAG ATGCAGCAGTGAATAGCAACACCAGTCCTTCCCAGTCATCATCTATCAATGACATTTCATCCATGTCAACAGAGCAAACGTTGGCTTCAGATACAGACAGCAGCCTCGATGCCTTGACAGGACCCATTGAAGGATGTCGATGA